One segment of Primulina tabacum isolate GXHZ01 chromosome 14, ASM2559414v2, whole genome shotgun sequence DNA contains the following:
- the LOC142525232 gene encoding vacuolar protein sorting-associated protein 60.1-like: MSALKSANKELEGMIKNVKIQDIDNSQDETMDLMNVSNEIQESLSRSYNVPDDIDEDELMGELGALEADMGFETEGDGVTAYLQPDNDLEAELKLAISTVRANIIIESITCSHPNDII, from the exons ATGTCAGCTTTGAAGTCAGCAAACAAAGAGCTTGAAGGAATGATAAAGAATGTGAAAATTCAAGACATCGAT AACTCACAAGATGAGACGATGGACTTAATGAACGTTAGCAATGAAATCCAAGAGTCCCTGAGTAGAAGCTATAACGTACCTGATGACATAGATGAAGATGAACTCATGGGTG AACTCGGTGCTCTGGAAGCAGACATGGGGTTTGAAACCGAGGGTGATGGAGTGACTGCTTATCTCCAACCTGATAATGATTTGGAAGCAGAACTCAAACTCGCCATCAGCACGGTGCGGGCAAACATAATTATTGAGTCCATTACTTGCTCGCACCCAAATGATATTATTTAA
- the LOC142524289 gene encoding U11/U12 small nuclear ribonucleoprotein 65 kDa protein, with protein sequence MAELIEEERVVTLLVRHLPEAIPDDILSRLFSHYGASSVRPARVKNCAFLDFKNESFASHAQKHLHGLHFLGKSLSVETARTVAENTDIQHGRKEVTYTLSQGSSDGFRRPSEPIAEKLGVDYPFPPHFEYAYPPPDGHILTNIVNALIAVPRFYTQVLHLMNKMNIPAPFRKALPTPPLPVSVPVPPPSPPHYPPPPPLSSETNIEDLSGSESEMESSDEGERMPKRKRIKRQPIVGPAVNKDVAHETVGLKPAALLPKEKPILKKNNPIMQIRIAPKQIRPDKKDDDNITELQETTQGNSDQQHYATLEELESGKLPPEEILSLPRFKNYTTGDPTPVLYVKNLAKDVVVDDFYFIFGSFFGNIDEAKSSLLIKLMQEGRMRGQAFVTFPTVELARNALNAANGYVLKGKPIVLQFGRSPTSAKPSVESNN encoded by the exons ATGGCGGAGCTGATAGAAGAAGAAAGGGTGGTAACCCTGTTGGTTCGCCATCTTCCTGAGGCAATTCCCGATGACATTCTTTCGAGACTGTTCTCTCACTATGGTGCTTCTTCTGTCCGCCCCGCGAG GGTGAAAAATTGTGCTTTTCTTGATTTCAAGAACGAATCTTTCGCGTCTCATGCTCAGAAACACCTCCACGGGTTGCATTTTCTTGGTAAATCTTTGTCAGTTGAGACAGCTCGCACGGTGGCTGAAAATACCGACATTCAACACGGCAGGAAGGAAGTCACTTATACTCTTTCCCAAGGTTCTTCTGATGGGTTTAGACGGCCAAGCGAACCGATTGCTGAAAAACTTGGTGTCGACTATCCATTTCCTCCCCACTTCGA ATATGCATACCCACCACCTGATGGTCATATTCTGACCAACATTGTCAACGCTCTCATTGCTGTCCCCCGCTTTTATACACAG GTTTTGCATTTGATGAACAAAATGAATATTCCGGCTCCATTTCGGAAGGCACTGCCTACTCCTCCTCTACCAGTGTCCGTGCCCGTTCCTCCTCCTTCACCACCACATTaccctcctcctcctccattATCCTCAGAAACTAACATTGAAGATTTATCAGGCAGCGAGTCAGAAATGGAGTCCTCAGATGAG GGAGAGAGAATGCCTAAGCGAAAGCGTATCAAGAGACAACCTATCGTTGGCCCTGCTGTAAATAAGGATGTGGCTCACGAAACTGTTGGATTGAAACCAGCTGCCTTATTGCCAAAAGAGAAGCCAATACTGAAAAAAAACAACCCTATAATGCAG ATACGAATAGCACCAAAGCAGATTCGACCTGATAAAAAGGATGATGATAACATCACGGAATTGCAAGAGACAACCCAAGGGAATTCTGATCAGCAACATTATGCTACACTAGAGGAACTAGAAAGTGGAAAATTGCCTCCGGAGGAAATTTTATCACTTCCTAGGTTTAAG AATTATACTACTGGGGATCCAACTCCTGTTTTGTACGTGAAGAACTTGGCTAAAGATGTAGTTGTTGACGACTTCTACTTTATATTTG GATCATTTTTTGGAAACATTGACGAAGCTAAGTCCAGTCTACTTATTAAATTGATGCAG GAAGGCAGAATGAGGGGCCAAGCATTTGTTACATTCCCAACAGTTGAACTTGCTCGTAATGCACTG AATGCAGCAAATGGATATGTACTTAAAGGCAAGCCTATTGTTCTCCAATTTGGGAGAAGTCCTACTTCTGCCAAGCCTTCTGTAGAGAGCAACAATTAA